From a single Miscanthus floridulus cultivar M001 chromosome 8, ASM1932011v1, whole genome shotgun sequence genomic region:
- the LOC136472391 gene encoding GDP-mannose transporter GONST1-like isoform X2, whose protein sequence is MFSRSLTRSFCVDDNDLEDGKASKERESSIQSLGLPKIQNQAFLSGLAYCISSCSMILVNKFVLSGYGFNAPVFLMLYQNIVSVTIVSTLSLSGAVPTEPLTWNLIKVWLPVNIIFVAMLITSMFSLKYINVAMLTILKNVANVLTASGETYFFKKQHGTQVWIALMLMIISAVAGGITDLSFHAVGYIWQTLNCFLTASYSLTLRHVMDSAKQATKSGNLNELSMVLLNNVLSLPLGIILVLGLNEVEYLLEIPLLRMPEFWLVITASGVLGLGISFTSMWFLHQTSATTYSIVGSLNKIPLSIAGIVLFNVRTSMQNSLSILFGLLAGVFFARAKLRDNSPT, encoded by the exons ATGTTCTCCAGATCGTTGACAAGGTCCTTCTGTGTTGATGACAATGACTTGGAAGATGGTAAGGCCTCAAAAGAAAGGGAGAGCTCTATACAGTCACTCGGGCTCCCAAAGATTCAGAATCAGGCTTTCCTATCTGGTCTGGCTTACTGTATATCATCATGCAGCATGATCTTAGTCAACAAATTTGTTCTATCTGGATATGGTTTCAATGCTCCAGTATTTTTGATGTTATACCAG AACATTGTATCAGTGACCATAGTTTCTACACTATCCCTGTCCGGTGCTGTTCCAACTGAACCATTGACATGGAATCTAATCAAAGTTTGGTTACCTGTGAATATCATCTTTGTTGCAATGCTGATCACAAGCATGTTTAG TTTGAAGTACATTAATGTTGCAATGCTGACTATATTGAAGAATGTCGCCAATGTCCTGACTGCTTCTGGGGAAACTTATTTTTTCAAGAAGCAGCATGGTACTCAAGTTTGGATTGCTCTTATGTTGATG ATAATCTCTGCAGTTGCGGGAGGAATAACAGATCTGTCATTCCATGCTGTTGGATATATCTGGCAGACCTTAAACTGTTTTCTGACGGCGTCATATTCG CTTACATTGCGGCATGTAATGGACAGTGCTAAGCAAGCCACCAAGTCTGGGAATTTGAATGAGCTTTCAATGGTGTTGCTGAATAATGTTCTTTCACTGCCATTGGGAATTATCCTTGTGCTTGGTTTGAATGAAGTGGAGTATCTTTTGGAGAT ACCTCTCTTAAGGATGCCTGAGTTTTGGCTGGTCATCACTGCCAGTGGAGTTTTGGGGCTTGGAATCAGCTTTACTTCCATGTGGTTTCTTCATCAGACAAGTGCAACAACATATAG CATTGTGGGCTCCTTAAACAAGATCCCTCTTTCCATTGCTGGAATCGTTCTCTTCAACGTTCGTACAAGCATGCAGAATTCTTTGAGCATTCTGTTTG GTCTATTAGCAGGAGTATTTTTTGCCAGGGCCAAATTGCGAGATAACTCGCCGACCTAG
- the LOC136472391 gene encoding GDP-mannose transporter GONST1-like isoform X1, which yields MGSRVLQLDVPADSEASPRRNVPGSVSSPLMNGEKSLFRNQNAGFTALASPVRREIGNRSLTRSFCVDDNDLEDGKASKERESSIQSLGLPKIQNQAFLSGLAYCISSCSMILVNKFVLSGYGFNAPVFLMLYQNIVSVTIVSTLSLSGAVPTEPLTWNLIKVWLPVNIIFVAMLITSMFSLKYINVAMLTILKNVANVLTASGETYFFKKQHGTQVWIALMLMIISAVAGGITDLSFHAVGYIWQTLNCFLTASYSLTLRHVMDSAKQATKSGNLNELSMVLLNNVLSLPLGIILVLGLNEVEYLLEIPLLRMPEFWLVITASGVLGLGISFTSMWFLHQTSATTYSIVGSLNKIPLSIAGIVLFNVRTSMQNSLSILFGLLAGVFFARAKLRDNSPT from the exons ATGGGCTCCAG AGTCCTTCAGTTAGACGTTCCTGCAGATTCTGAGGCCTCTCCTAGGAGAAATGTACCAGGGAGTGTAAGTAGCCCTCTCATGAATGGTGAAAAGAGTCTATTTCGGAATCAGAATGCAGGGTTCACTGCACTTGCAAGTCCCGTGAGGAGAGAAATTGGAAACAG ATCGTTGACAAGGTCCTTCTGTGTTGATGACAATGACTTGGAAGATGGTAAGGCCTCAAAAGAAAGGGAGAGCTCTATACAGTCACTCGGGCTCCCAAAGATTCAGAATCAGGCTTTCCTATCTGGTCTGGCTTACTGTATATCATCATGCAGCATGATCTTAGTCAACAAATTTGTTCTATCTGGATATGGTTTCAATGCTCCAGTATTTTTGATGTTATACCAG AACATTGTATCAGTGACCATAGTTTCTACACTATCCCTGTCCGGTGCTGTTCCAACTGAACCATTGACATGGAATCTAATCAAAGTTTGGTTACCTGTGAATATCATCTTTGTTGCAATGCTGATCACAAGCATGTTTAG TTTGAAGTACATTAATGTTGCAATGCTGACTATATTGAAGAATGTCGCCAATGTCCTGACTGCTTCTGGGGAAACTTATTTTTTCAAGAAGCAGCATGGTACTCAAGTTTGGATTGCTCTTATGTTGATG ATAATCTCTGCAGTTGCGGGAGGAATAACAGATCTGTCATTCCATGCTGTTGGATATATCTGGCAGACCTTAAACTGTTTTCTGACGGCGTCATATTCG CTTACATTGCGGCATGTAATGGACAGTGCTAAGCAAGCCACCAAGTCTGGGAATTTGAATGAGCTTTCAATGGTGTTGCTGAATAATGTTCTTTCACTGCCATTGGGAATTATCCTTGTGCTTGGTTTGAATGAAGTGGAGTATCTTTTGGAGAT ACCTCTCTTAAGGATGCCTGAGTTTTGGCTGGTCATCACTGCCAGTGGAGTTTTGGGGCTTGGAATCAGCTTTACTTCCATGTGGTTTCTTCATCAGACAAGTGCAACAACATATAG CATTGTGGGCTCCTTAAACAAGATCCCTCTTTCCATTGCTGGAATCGTTCTCTTCAACGTTCGTACAAGCATGCAGAATTCTTTGAGCATTCTGTTTG GTCTATTAGCAGGAGTATTTTTTGCCAGGGCCAAATTGCGAGATAACTCGCCGACCTAG